The Drosophila nasuta strain 15112-1781.00 chromosome 2R, ASM2355853v1, whole genome shotgun sequence genome segment GACCAATCATTGGAGCCGCTTGTGGTTGCTTCAACAAATGTGGTGGCAATGCAGGTCCAAAGGCATCATCATTGTCTACAGCCTCCGCTAGTTGTCGAGGAGGAGCAGGAACTGTTGGCTGCACTTTTGGCTCATCTCTTCGGCTCCTCTTTTTCTTTGTGGCGTTTGTCGCGTTTCGCCTTCTTCGACTTCTTGTGCTTTTTCCCCACATCTTTGTcatgtttttttatgttttcgcTTGCGTCTGTGATCCTCAGAGCTTGtactgctgtcgctgctggaATCGCTGGACATTTTGTGCTGCAAATGCGCAAAATTAAAACTCAATCATTTTTACTGTTTGCATCGAACTTTGGTTTCTCTATTATAACGTCAAAAACTGTTGggacttaaaaataattaacaatattATAGAATAGCGCAACTTAGTAAATATTGCTTGTGGCAGGGATTATATTTGATCTTAGATGTTGGGACTATGTCGAGTCCTAAGCAAAAGTCTTGTTGGCCTTACGATAGCTATACTGGAGGGACTTAAAGATGCCCGCCGTGGCAATATTCTTAATCGACTGTGAGATGCTGCTGCGCCAAACTATGTCGTTGACTGAGACCTGCACAATCTTGGGCAGCAATGGAGTGATACAGAGATGTTCCACCACTTCACAATAATCGCCACGGCAGGCGGCATTCTTTTGCAGCCTTCTACGCAGCTCCTGGGGCAAGTGTCGCAAATGGAATCGTGTTGCTGCTCGCGATTTATCCTGTTCAAAAGTGATAGATGGCTTCAACGAACCCGGCTCTTCACCATGCATGTTGACGGCCACGTACTCGGCCAGTTGCTTCATTATGGGTTGGTAGAGCGCATAGAAATCGGCCATTTGGGGTGCTACTATGTTATGCACCTTTTGCTTATTCTCGCCAAATATCATGCGAAAATCACCCTTGTAACTGAGTCCGGCAATCGCATGGAACAATTGGTACGCGGTAAACTTCTCGGGAAGCAGAAGGAGCGCTGTTTCGCAAGCCGATAAGAGATTTCGATCAATGGCCGATTGCAGGCGGGGATTATCTGATAGATTGACGAGACCGGTGACTGGCTTTTGCAAGCGTCCAGCTAAATACAGATATCGCCAATTTATCAAATCATCAACAAGATTATCTTCGTGCACCACGCCATACTTGATGGTAATGCCCAGATCCTGCAGCGGCACCAATGTGTTAAAATAAACCCGTGCTCCCAAGTCGTCCTGATAGCGTGCTAACAAATTGGGACCCATAAAACGCATGGCTGAATAGTGGCTGGCATGACGATAAACGTTCTCCGCATGAAATCCCAGTGAATCGCGCacgcaaaatattaaatcaatcaCATTATTCGTCGACTTCTTCTGATCGTAACCCACTTGCTGTTTGACGCCCGAGCCATAAGCGAACATGTAACTGACATTGCCAATGGGAAAACGGGTGACTGTCCGCCTGTACACGTCCAGCATGGCGAAGTTGATTATGGTAATGGGGTCGGGTTTGGGTAAAGTTGCGGTTGGGATATTTGTTAGCGTGGTATTAACTGATGATTTGTATAATTACGTTTCGTTTGGGCCAATATTAGGTTGCGGATTTTCAGTTGGGCATCGAAGTAAGTGCAGCAGTTGTCTTCCTCCAAACGTCGATAGCTCTAAGTCAagaatatatgtttattgtacttctaatatttttatagaagCAGCTTAGCAACAGTGAGACCGTAGTTTTAATTTCGAGAAATATTCTGCATCGCGATATTTACCACTTTAGTAGTACTTGATGATTagacttaaaaaaatataacttgTTTTGTCATTGAATagatttctttaaattattacCTCGAAGAACAAAAATAGTATCAAGaacgaaagaaaaattttgtatgacagtaattaacatttaaaaacaaacaaatacgcTAGGCATTtgtcagtatattttgtagcaacaatatataaaattagtGGTCCCACTCTAAATTACCGGCTATAAATTTGAGGGCTGGAAGCTGACAGATGATAACCATAATGTAAACGTAATATTTTGCCTGTTTCTTTTGAATCATTTAAAACtcatattttacttttttgataatattttcacaacaaattttaacgCTCTGCTCGAATTGAATTGTTGATCATTTCCTTTCATTTCCATaag includes the following:
- the LOC132787268 gene encoding phosphatidate cytidylyltransferase, mitochondrial isoform X2, with the protein product MLITVIQNFSFVLDTIFVLRELSTFGGRQLLHLLRCPTENPQPNIGPNETRTVTRFPIGNVSYMFAYGSGVKQQVGYDQKKSTNNVIDLIFCVRDSLGFHAENVYRHASHYSAMRFMGPNLLARYQDDLGARVYFNTLVPLQDLGITIKYGVVHEDNLVDDLINWRYLYLAGRLQKPVTGLVNLSDNPRLQSAIDRNLLSACETALLLLPEKFTAYQLFHAIAGLSYKGDFRMIFGENKQKVHNIVAPQMADFYALYQPIMKQLAEYVAVNMHGEEPGSLKPSITFEQDKSRAATRFHLRHLPQELRRRLQKNAACRGDYCEVVEHLCITPLLPKIVQVSVNDIVWRSSISQSIKNIATAGIFKSLQYSYRKANKTFA
- the LOC132787268 gene encoding phosphatidate cytidylyltransferase, mitochondrial isoform X3 codes for the protein MLDVYRRTVTRFPIGNVSYMFAYGSGVKQQVGYDQKKSTNNVIDLIFCVRDSLGFHAENVYRHASHYSAMRFMGPNLLARYQDDLGARVYFNTLVPLQDLGITIKYGVVHEDNLVDDLINWRYLYLAGRLQKPVTGLVNLSDNPRLQSAIDRNLLSACETALLLLPEKFTAYQLFHAIAGLSYKGDFRMIFGENKQKVHNIVAPQMADFYALYQPIMKQLAEYVAVNMHGEEPGSLKPSITFEQDKSRAATRFHLRHLPQELRRRLQKNAACRGDYCEVVEHLCITPLLPKIVQVSVNDIVWRSSISQSIKNIATAGIFKSLQYSYRKANKTFA
- the LOC132787268 gene encoding phosphatidate cytidylyltransferase, mitochondrial isoform X1 produces the protein MIQKKQAKYYVYIMVIICQLPALKFIAELSTFGGRQLLHLLRCPTENPQPNIGPNETRTVTRFPIGNVSYMFAYGSGVKQQVGYDQKKSTNNVIDLIFCVRDSLGFHAENVYRHASHYSAMRFMGPNLLARYQDDLGARVYFNTLVPLQDLGITIKYGVVHEDNLVDDLINWRYLYLAGRLQKPVTGLVNLSDNPRLQSAIDRNLLSACETALLLLPEKFTAYQLFHAIAGLSYKGDFRMIFGENKQKVHNIVAPQMADFYALYQPIMKQLAEYVAVNMHGEEPGSLKPSITFEQDKSRAATRFHLRHLPQELRRRLQKNAACRGDYCEVVEHLCITPLLPKIVQVSVNDIVWRSSISQSIKNIATAGIFKSLQYSYRKANKTFA